Part of the bacterium genome, CAGGTCTCTGATAAGCGGATCCAGGCTTTTCGAACCGTTGATGCAGTAACGCTGCCCCGTGCAAGGTTGCGAGGAGTATTCCGCCGTTTAACAGAACATGCTGTGGATTCGGCTGCTCAAAGCGTCGAGGCGCAATTTGTCTTTACAACTCCAAACGCGAATAGCGCTCCCGGTTATGTTTCCATGGATTGGCAAATACTTTCACCCGTTCGGCACGGTTTTCAACCCGTCTTACCTGCTCGTACGGGAAGAATTGAAGAAAACGAAGATGTATTTGATTTATTTGACCATTATTCATCTCCGATCGATCGATTCGTAACTATACGCAATGCCGAAACGATACGTTGGCGCTACAGCAAGAAGTCTGGAATTGCCTACGGCACGGCACGATTGCAACAAGCAGAATCAGCAAATGCAATCATTTATCGAGTAGTGGTACGGAGTGGAATTCGACTTCTTGTGATCCAGGAACTATTGGGCACCCGATCTGAACGAGCGATACTTGTTCACAGTGTGGCAAAAAGCCAAAGGTGTCCCTTCATTTTCGTTGCTACCGGAAAGGGCGCGATGAAACTTGTCCGTGGCCCTGTAATTCGTCGTGGCCGATCCGTGCTTGCGGTGCGACCGCTCCATGCAATCAGTCCTGACCCTGCATCCATTGATTCATGGGCTTTGACGCTTGGAGATCTCGAAAGAGTAATCTAATTCGGAAGGGATTTGAAGCTTTATGAGTTATGACTGGTTCGGTTTCTTTCTAGTTTTTGTATTTGGCTTCCTGCTCACCGTTGGCCCCATTGCCGGGCGTTTTCCAAAGTTAGTTGGAAAGTTACTGATTGCGGGAATACTGATGCGAGTCGTGGGGAGCATTGTCCGGTACTGGGTTTTGTACGGTTACTACAGTGGTGGAGATGCGGGTAGATATTATAAGGCCGGGCTGTACTACTCGAGTATGATCTGGCAATTCGATTTTTCTTTCTTCGATGCGCCATTATGGGGAAGCGGTCAGTGGTGGGGTACCCAAACCGTTATGTTGATTACGGGATTTGTTATGGCTGTGATCGGTCCCACAAAACACGGAGGTTTCCTTTTCTTTTCGATTCTAGCGTTCTGTGGTTTGTTATTTTTTGCAAAGGCTTTTCAAAAAAACTTTCCTGACTCGAGTATGAAAGGCTATCTGGGATGGCTATTATTCTTTCCTTCCTTATGCTTTTGGCCAAGCAGCCTGGGAAAGGATGCTTTGATTCTGCTTGCTACCGGCCTGGTTGTTTATGGCTACACATCAAAAGGAAACAGGATTGGATGGCTTTCATTTATTTTAGGTCTTGGTTTGGCTGGAATGATCCGTCCGCACGTAGCGGGTGTTATGGTTGTCTCAGTTGCCGTGGCTCACTGGTTGTCCCCCGCCAAAAAATGGGGTACGGGCCACTTTATGCAAGGAATGCTGATAATGATATTGCTGGTTTTGGTCCTCAGACAGGGTTTTTCAAACCTGGGCATTGAAGCCGGAGATTTTGGAGAGTTAAGAAGTTATGTCGATACTATTTCAGAGCGCACGAGTGAAGGTGGGAGCGCCATCGGAACACCAACGGGACCAGGGGCGATTCCGCTGGCGATTGTCAATATCCTGTTTCGCCCTTTTCCCTGGGAAGCGGGAAGCTTTCTTGCTGCTGCTGCATCCGCAGAAATGATTTTTTTCTGGTCCGCTGTTATCGCAAAGCGGCGAAGGGTGTGGAAGCTAATTCGCGCCTGGCGATCGAACCGCTTATTGCGCTTTGTTGTACCATTGACAATTCTGTACGTTGTGATGCTTGGGATGGCGATCGGAAATCTTGGGATCATCGCTCGCCAACGAATTCATGTCATGCCGCTTCTGATCATCTGGCTGCATGCCATTCCCATAACAAGGCAGCTGAAGCGTGTTGAACCTCAAACTGACCGGATACTTCCTGGTCCTCAAGCTATAAAACAAATCGCTTCGTAATTTCAGCATGTAGCGACTAAAAGTCGCTACCTACAAGCGCGTAAATGAAGATTCTTCAGATCGTTCAAAAGCCTCAATTAAGGGGCGCCGAAATGTTTGCTTACCAATTGTCCGAACGATTTCTAAGAGAAGGACATCAGGTAAGAGAGGTCTATTTATATTCGGCTACCGATGCTGCGACACTATCTTTAAGAAGCAGCGATGTCTTGATCGGTGAAGATCAGAATCATTTTACGGAAAGAGTTCCCGGATGGAATCCAAAAATCCTGAAACGGATCCGTTCCCTATTAAGAGAGTTCAAACCAGAAGTCGTTCAGGTCAACGCTGCGCGGACGGTAAAATATGGCGCTCTCGTGAGCATGCTGGAACAAAATACTCGTTGTGTTTTTGTCTATCGGAACATAGGAGATCCACGCACCTGGGTTCGAGGTCTATTGCGCAAATGGTTTTACCGGAATTTTGCGATCAATCAAATGGATGGAATTGTTGCTGTCAGC contains:
- a CDS encoding GNAT family N-acetyltransferase — its product is MTQTTSSQAQFSIVPMREVNSEQILSALNEVLVPARNEEWFRWKHFENPIGPSLGWVALDDRGIIGVRLMMRWCFQVSDKRIQAFRTVDAVTLPRARLRGVFRRLTEHAVDSAAQSVEAQFVFTTPNANSAPGYVSMDWQILSPVRHGFQPVLPARTGRIEENEDVFDLFDHYSSPIDRFVTIRNAETIRWRYSKKSGIAYGTARLQQAESANAIIYRVVVRSGIRLLVIQELLGTRSERAILVHSVAKSQRCPFIFVATGKGAMKLVRGPVIRRGRSVLAVRPLHAISPDPASIDSWALTLGDLERVI